From Piliocolobus tephrosceles isolate RC106 chromosome 16, ASM277652v3, whole genome shotgun sequence, the proteins below share one genomic window:
- the LOC111525835 gene encoding uncharacterized protein FAM215A has protein sequence MVSLWVEGTFPPPDFGLAHVASRGHGMKQKRKPASSEPTSEDALGGSAGPVRFHLHPEALLWCSRCFFSLGPEGTEPPGRSEGLQGAAERSGQPSVEAQACENLVPAAFWDG, from the coding sequence ATGGTTTCGTTGTGGGTGGAGGGTACTTTCCCGCCCCCTGACTTCGGGCTTGCCCACGTGGCTTCCCGTGGCCATGGAATGAAGCAGAAACGAAAGCCTGCCAGTTCCGAGCCCACGTCTGAAGACGCCTTAGGCGGTTCCGCGGGCCCCGTGCGCTTCCACCTTCACCCAGAAGCTCTTCTCTGGTGCAGCCGCTGCTTCTTCAGCCTCGGCCCAGAAGGAACGGAGCCCCCTGGCCGATCCGAAGGCCTTCAGGGAGCCGCAGAGCGCAGCGGCCAGCCCAGCGTTGAAGCCCAAGCCTGCGAAAACCTTGTTCCAGCCGCCTTTTGGGATGGTTGA